A portion of the Sulfuricurvum kujiense DSM 16994 genome contains these proteins:
- a CDS encoding efflux RND transporter periplasmic adaptor subunit produces the protein MKLLLMTALSALSLWGDVYATFEAQAYREASLGMNASGIVKNLYVQRGDHVKKGSLLLELDSAEEQLSLQMAKADLEALSKETTFLSDQYARYEKSAQVFDKNTLDKLKSELGTKLAQRDRARLSIAYAEQKLSKMKLTAPFAGSISEKNIELGDMVSSMGGTPLFKLISDQTKLLIQYDSKFASQVKAGDRFCSSIDGKPTGKCSKIIKIYPSINTKNRQMTAEADGSGLRPGTFGDGMIMSK, from the coding sequence ATGAAACTTTTACTAATGACGGCACTCTCTGCCTTAAGCTTATGGGGCGATGTCTACGCCACCTTTGAAGCGCAAGCGTATCGCGAAGCCTCACTGGGGATGAACGCATCGGGGATTGTTAAAAATCTCTATGTCCAAAGAGGCGATCATGTCAAAAAAGGATCCCTTCTCCTCGAACTCGACAGTGCCGAAGAGCAGCTTTCGCTGCAGATGGCAAAAGCCGATTTGGAGGCACTCTCCAAAGAGACGACGTTTTTGAGCGATCAATACGCCCGCTATGAAAAAAGCGCACAGGTATTCGATAAAAATACCCTCGACAAACTCAAATCCGAACTAGGGACAAAGCTCGCACAGCGTGATCGTGCCCGTCTATCAATCGCCTATGCCGAACAAAAGCTCTCCAAAATGAAGCTCACGGCTCCGTTTGCGGGAAGCATCTCCGAGAAAAATATCGAACTGGGAGATATGGTCTCTTCGATGGGGGGGACGCCGTTGTTTAAACTCATCAGCGACCAGACCAAACTCCTCATCCAGTACGATTCCAAATTCGCTTCGCAGGTCAAAGCAGGAGACCGTTTTTGCAGCTCCATCGACGGCAAACCGACGGGAAAATGTTCAAAAATCATTAAAATCTACCCCTCGATCAACACCAAAAACCGTCAGATGACCGCCGAAGCCGACGGATCGGGTCTCCGTCCCGGCACGTTCGGTGACGGCATGATCATGTCAAAATAG
- a CDS encoding TolC family protein has protein sequence MRPFVLLSFTLLPLIASDLITLLPQAKSNLRVESARIEAQRAKEQLEQAKTAYFPTLDATALYQKKDKATAFEPRTIQGLELGTKITLFDGLRRESTIDAIHSSINSAQQSLQQKEQDVLFETIQAYYGYFNAKASLDAIRDKKTELSAQVERFSILVQNDLATSDILKSLIASKLQADYDEQNQKVMLERSRKNLELLTGSSVESLEYTELATPQTREIDRHDLKADISSVETLRHSEGFYTYLPTLSVQGKHREMDYNDYDTMGGSNIQPSSQNEIIASLSMTLFDMGSIAKEREQARLSTLKAQKLIEYKTKSIQNEADIARLSLQASQSAYDAAKSEEEARSEAFGFVKKRFEAGLVNTTTYLSELSDLSLSRAKVQSARHSLQMAKANLAYAYGTDLMTLIEGKQ, from the coding sequence ATCTGCGCGTTGAATCGGCCCGAATCGAAGCACAGAGGGCAAAAGAGCAGTTGGAACAGGCAAAAACCGCTTATTTCCCGACGCTCGACGCTACCGCCCTGTATCAAAAAAAAGACAAAGCAACCGCTTTTGAACCTCGAACGATCCAGGGATTGGAGCTAGGGACAAAAATCACCCTCTTCGACGGATTGCGCCGTGAATCGACCATTGACGCGATCCACTCTTCGATAAATTCGGCACAGCAATCCCTCCAGCAAAAAGAGCAGGACGTATTGTTTGAGACGATTCAAGCCTACTACGGCTATTTTAACGCCAAAGCATCGCTCGACGCCATCCGAGACAAAAAGACCGAACTCTCCGCACAGGTTGAACGCTTTAGCATCCTTGTCCAAAACGACCTTGCCACGTCCGATATTCTAAAATCGCTCATCGCCTCCAAACTCCAAGCCGATTATGACGAACAGAATCAAAAAGTCATGCTGGAACGGAGCCGCAAAAATCTCGAACTCCTCACCGGAAGTTCCGTCGAAAGCCTCGAATACACAGAACTCGCTACGCCGCAAACGAGAGAGATTGATCGTCACGATCTAAAAGCGGATATCTCATCGGTCGAAACGCTCCGGCACTCCGAGGGGTTTTACACCTATCTGCCGACGCTGAGCGTTCAGGGGAAACACCGTGAAATGGATTACAACGATTACGACACGATGGGGGGAAGCAATATCCAACCCTCAAGCCAAAACGAGATTATCGCATCGCTCTCGATGACCCTATTTGATATGGGAAGTATCGCAAAAGAGCGCGAACAGGCCCGTCTATCGACACTCAAAGCGCAAAAACTGATCGAATATAAAACCAAAAGCATCCAAAACGAAGCCGATATAGCCCGCCTCAGCCTCCAGGCCTCACAAAGTGCCTATGATGCGGCAAAGTCCGAAGAAGAGGCGCGAAGCGAGGCCTTTGGCTTTGTCAAAAAACGTTTTGAAGCGGGTTTGGTCAATACCACGACCTATCTGAGCGAGCTCAGCGACCTGAGCCTATCGCGTGCAAAAGTCCAGAGCGCACGCCACAGCCTCCAAATGGCTAAAGCCAATCTCGCCTACGCCTACGGAACCGATCTTATGACACTAATCGAGGGGAAACAATGA